In one window of Bradyrhizobium diazoefficiens DNA:
- the lpxA gene encoding acyl-ACP--UDP-N-acetylglucosamine O-acyltransferase: MSKIDPTARVEDGAVIGEGTEIGPYCIIGPHVVIGKNCKLIGHVHITAQTTIGDDCTIYPFASLGTPPQSLSYRGELTKLTIGSGCTIRESVTMNAGTVAGGGITEVGERNYFMNCSHVGHDCHVGNDVIFATSATLGGHCEIGDFVFIGGLSAVHQFTRIGPQVMVGGVCGVRDDIIPFGLVNGQYAVLEGLNIIGMKRRQFTKQRLVTVRAFYQKLFHGPGMFAERLAAVQPLVDEDPAIAEILDFIGKGKHRPLCLPAIAK; the protein is encoded by the coding sequence ATGAGTAAGATCGACCCCACCGCGCGGGTGGAAGACGGCGCTGTGATCGGCGAGGGCACCGAGATCGGGCCCTATTGCATCATCGGCCCGCATGTTGTGATCGGCAAGAACTGCAAGCTGATCGGACACGTGCATATCACGGCGCAAACCACGATCGGCGACGATTGCACCATCTATCCGTTCGCCTCGCTCGGCACGCCGCCGCAATCGCTCAGCTATCGCGGCGAGCTGACCAAGCTGACCATCGGCTCCGGCTGCACCATTCGCGAATCCGTGACCATGAACGCCGGCACCGTCGCCGGTGGCGGCATCACGGAGGTCGGCGAGCGCAACTATTTCATGAACTGCAGCCATGTCGGCCACGACTGCCATGTCGGCAACGACGTGATCTTCGCGACCTCCGCGACGCTCGGCGGTCATTGCGAGATCGGTGACTTCGTCTTCATCGGCGGTCTCTCCGCGGTGCATCAGTTCACGCGTATCGGTCCGCAGGTTATGGTCGGCGGGGTCTGCGGCGTGCGCGATGACATCATCCCGTTCGGGCTCGTCAACGGCCAGTATGCGGTGCTCGAGGGCCTCAATATCATCGGCATGAAGCGACGTCAGTTCACCAAGCAGCGGCTTGTCACGGTGCGGGCGTTCTACCAAAAACTGTTCCATGGACCCGGTATGTTTGCCGAGCGGCTCGCAGCGGTGCAACCGCTCGTGGACGAGGATCCCGCGATTGCCGAGATCCTCGACTTCATCGGCAAGGGCAAGCATCGTCCGCTCTGTCTTCCCGCCATCGCAAAGTGA
- a CDS encoding phosphatidate cytidylyltransferase has translation MSEPDAAQAGSAPASSNLVMRVLAALVLAPVTIALAYAGGWLWALLVTLVSIGLFAEWLMVVEAGSAALTGAGTIVIAMMGACVAFGALKTAVITGIIGGAIVTLIARGKFVWAATGFAYASAALLASILMRQDLVNGFAALMFVLLVVWATDIGGYFAGRSIGGPKLWPRVSPKKTWAGALGSVVASLAVAAGFAASGFGKAVPLLVLSAVLTVVSQAGDLFESAVKRRFGVKDSSHLIPGHGGLLDRLDGFVAAILVAWIIGFLRHGVHSAGSGLVVW, from the coding sequence GTGAGCGAACCTGACGCCGCACAGGCCGGCTCGGCGCCTGCCTCCAGCAATCTCGTGATGCGGGTTCTCGCAGCGCTGGTGCTTGCGCCGGTTACGATCGCGCTCGCCTATGCCGGTGGCTGGCTGTGGGCGCTTCTCGTCACCCTGGTATCGATCGGGCTGTTTGCGGAATGGCTGATGGTGGTGGAAGCGGGATCCGCTGCGCTGACCGGGGCAGGGACGATCGTCATCGCCATGATGGGAGCTTGCGTCGCCTTCGGCGCGCTCAAGACCGCTGTTATCACCGGCATCATCGGCGGCGCGATCGTGACGCTGATCGCGCGAGGCAAGTTCGTTTGGGCCGCGACCGGGTTCGCCTATGCGTCCGCAGCGCTGCTGGCCTCGATCCTGATGCGGCAGGATCTCGTCAACGGCTTCGCCGCACTGATGTTCGTGCTGCTCGTGGTGTGGGCGACCGATATCGGCGGCTATTTCGCCGGCCGTAGCATCGGCGGACCAAAGCTGTGGCCGCGCGTGAGCCCAAAGAAGACTTGGGCCGGGGCACTCGGCAGCGTCGTGGCAAGCCTCGCGGTCGCGGCCGGTTTTGCGGCCTCCGGCTTCGGCAAGGCCGTTCCGCTCTTGGTCCTCAGTGCCGTTCTCACCGTGGTCTCGCAAGCGGGCGATCTGTTCGAATCCGCGGTGAAAAGGCGCTTCGGCGTCAAGGATTCCAGTCACTTAATTCCCGGCCATGGCGGGCTTCTGGACCGTCTGGACGGCTTTGTCGCCGCCATCCTGGTGGCATGGATTATCGGCTTCCTCCGCCATGGTGTGCATAGCGCCGGAAGCGGACTTGTGGTTTGGTGA
- the fabZ gene encoding 3-hydroxyacyl-ACP dehydratase FabZ, producing MTAESPVKFELVDINAILQTLPHRFPMLLIDRVINIRADYSGIGIKNVTFNEPAFQGHFPERPVYPGVMMIEAMAQTAGVIGIKSVEGTEKPRAVYFLTIDKCKFRKPVLPGDTIEYHMRSVGRRKSMWWFHGDAKVNGQVVAEADVGAMLTD from the coding sequence ATGACGGCGGAATCACCTGTTAAGTTCGAGCTGGTGGATATCAATGCGATCCTCCAGACCCTGCCGCACCGTTTTCCGATGCTGCTGATCGACCGGGTGATCAACATCCGGGCCGATTACAGCGGCATCGGCATCAAGAACGTCACCTTCAACGAGCCGGCCTTCCAGGGCCATTTCCCCGAACGTCCGGTCTATCCGGGCGTCATGATGATCGAGGCCATGGCGCAGACCGCGGGCGTGATCGGCATCAAGTCGGTCGAGGGCACCGAGAAGCCGCGGGCGGTCTATTTCCTCACCATCGACAAGTGCAAGTTCCGCAAGCCCGTGCTGCCCGGTGATACCATCGAGTATCACATGCGCTCGGTCGGCCGCCGCAAGAGCATGTGGTGGTTTCACGGCGATGCCAAGGTCAACGGCCAGGTCGTCGCCGAAGCCGATGTCGGGGCCATGCTGACCGACTGA
- the bamA gene encoding outer membrane protein assembly factor BamA encodes MKFGLRLRGGLLATLIMFGAPVVAPIGAVFVPSSALAQTVQSISVEGNRRVEVETIRSYFKPGPGGHLDQGAIDDGLKALIETGLFQDVKINRGAGGQLIVSVVENPVIGRVAFEGNKKIKDEQLTAEVQSKARGTFSRAMVQSDTLRIAEIYRRSGRYDVTVNPEIIEQPNNRVDLVFTINEGAKTAVKSIEFVGNTAFSSYRLRDVIKTHESNLLSFLSSGDIYDPDRVEADRDLIRRFYLKNGFADVQVVAALTEYDPEKKGFNVTFKIEEGQQYRVGTVDFRTSIANFDASTLRSFSRVNVGSLYNVESVEKSVEDMQIEASRRGYAFAVVRPGGDRNFDAHTVSVVFNIDEGPRTYIERINIRGNTRTRDYVIRREFDISEGDAYNRALVDRAERRLKNLDYFKTVKITTEPGSSSDRVVLNVDLEEKSTGDFSVSGGYSTTDGALAEVSVSERNLLGRGLFAKASVTYGQYARGYSLSFVEPYLLDYRIALGLDFYQRTQLSNSYISYGTKTLGFSPRLGFSLREDLALQLRYSVYQQEITLPYYLANCNNIIGSSAFNPSPAFANLNGIDLSSTNGLGCYSDGEASLPVRKELAGGKTLTSALGYSLTYNTLDNNKNPTDGLIIDFKQDFAGVGGDVSYLKSVADAKYYQSLVSDLVGLVHLQGGVLTKVGSDLRMLDHFQMGPNLVRGFAPNGIGPRDLNPYGTQDALGGTKYWGASLELQMPFWFLPKEVGLKGAVYADAGGLYDYQGPTTWALTGETTTTRNSSCTASTISPGASPGTCTGLVYDDSKVIRSSVGVGLIWASPFGPLRFDYAVPLTKGKYDRTQEFRFGGGTTF; translated from the coding sequence ATGAAGTTTGGACTGCGACTCCGGGGTGGCTTGCTAGCGACCCTGATCATGTTCGGCGCGCCGGTGGTTGCCCCGATTGGGGCTGTTTTCGTGCCTTCGTCTGCGCTTGCCCAGACCGTGCAGTCGATTTCCGTCGAAGGGAATCGCCGGGTCGAAGTGGAGACGATCCGCTCCTATTTCAAGCCGGGTCCGGGTGGTCACCTTGATCAGGGCGCCATCGATGATGGCCTCAAGGCGCTGATCGAGACCGGTTTGTTCCAGGACGTGAAGATCAACCGCGGCGCCGGCGGCCAGCTCATCGTCTCGGTGGTGGAAAACCCGGTGATCGGCCGCGTCGCGTTCGAGGGCAACAAGAAGATCAAGGACGAGCAGCTCACCGCCGAAGTCCAGTCCAAGGCCCGCGGCACGTTCTCCCGCGCCATGGTGCAGTCGGACACGCTGCGAATCGCCGAAATCTATCGTCGCTCCGGCCGCTATGACGTGACCGTCAACCCCGAGATCATCGAGCAGCCGAACAACCGCGTCGATCTCGTCTTCACGATCAACGAAGGCGCCAAGACCGCGGTGAAATCGATCGAGTTCGTCGGCAACACCGCGTTCTCGTCCTACCGCCTCAGGGACGTCATCAAGACCCACGAATCGAATTTGCTGAGCTTCCTCAGCAGCGGTGACATCTACGATCCGGACCGCGTCGAGGCCGACCGCGACCTGATTCGCCGCTTCTACCTCAAGAACGGCTTCGCCGACGTTCAGGTCGTCGCCGCGCTCACCGAATACGATCCCGAGAAGAAGGGCTTCAACGTCACCTTCAAGATCGAGGAAGGCCAGCAGTACCGCGTCGGTACCGTCGATTTCCGCACCAGTATCGCGAACTTCGACGCGAGCACGTTGCGGTCCTTTTCGCGCGTCAATGTCGGCTCGCTCTACAATGTCGAATCGGTCGAGAAGTCGGTCGAGGACATGCAGATCGAGGCCTCGCGCCGCGGTTACGCCTTCGCGGTGGTGCGTCCGGGCGGCGATCGCAATTTCGATGCGCACACCGTCTCGGTCGTGTTCAACATCGACGAGGGTCCGCGCACCTATATCGAACGCATCAACATCCGCGGCAACACCCGTACCCGTGACTACGTGATCCGTCGCGAGTTCGATATCTCCGAGGGTGACGCCTACAATCGTGCGCTGGTCGATCGCGCCGAGCGCCGCCTGAAGAACCTCGACTACTTCAAGACCGTGAAGATCACGACGGAGCCGGGCTCCTCCAGCGACCGCGTAGTCTTGAACGTCGATCTCGAGGAGAAGTCGACCGGTGACTTCTCGGTCTCGGGCGGTTACTCGACGACCGACGGTGCGCTGGCTGAAGTCTCGGTCTCCGAGCGCAACCTGCTCGGCCGTGGCCTGTTCGCCAAGGCGTCGGTCACCTACGGCCAGTATGCGCGCGGCTATTCGCTGTCGTTCGTCGAGCCGTATCTGCTCGACTACCGTATCGCGCTGGGTCTCGACTTCTATCAGCGCACCCAGCTGTCCAACAGCTACATCTCCTACGGCACCAAGACGCTGGGCTTCTCACCGCGCCTCGGCTTCTCCTTGCGTGAAGATCTGGCGCTCCAGCTGCGCTACTCGGTCTACCAGCAGGAAATCACGCTGCCGTACTACCTGGCGAACTGTAACAACATCATTGGTTCGTCGGCGTTCAACCCGAGCCCGGCCTTTGCCAACCTCAACGGCATCGACCTGAGCTCGACCAACGGCCTCGGCTGCTACAGCGACGGCGAAGCGTCTCTGCCGGTCCGCAAGGAGCTCGCCGGCGGCAAGACCCTGACCTCAGCGCTCGGCTACTCGCTGACCTACAATACGCTCGACAACAACAAGAACCCGACCGACGGCCTGATCATCGACTTCAAGCAGGACTTCGCCGGCGTCGGCGGCGACGTCTCCTACCTGAAGTCCGTCGCTGATGCGAAGTACTACCAGTCGCTGGTGTCTGATCTCGTCGGCCTCGTCCACCTTCAGGGCGGTGTTCTGACCAAGGTCGGCAGCGACCTGCGCATGCTCGATCACTTCCAGATGGGTCCGAATCTCGTTCGCGGCTTTGCCCCGAACGGCATCGGCCCGCGCGATTTGAACCCCTATGGCACGCAGGATGCGCTCGGCGGCACCAAGTACTGGGGCGCTTCGCTCGAATTGCAGATGCCGTTCTGGTTCCTGCCCAAGGAAGTGGGTCTGAAGGGCGCGGTCTACGCCGACGCCGGTGGTCTCTACGACTACCAGGGTCCGACGACCTGGGCGCTGACAGGTGAAACGACGACGACCAGGAACTCGTCCTGTACGGCGTCGACGATCTCTCCGGGAGCCTCGCCCGGCACCTGTACCGGCTTGGTCTACGACGACAGCAAGGTCATCCGGTCGTCGGTCGGTGTCGGCCTGATCTGGGCCTCGCCGTTCGGTCCGCTGCGCTTCGACTACGCGGTGCCGCTCACCAAGGGCAAGTATGACCGCACGCAGGAATTCCGGTTCGGCGGCGGCACGACGTTCTAA
- a CDS encoding isoprenyl transferase, producing MSNAAAPATEGPDRSDAPAHVAIIMDGNGRWAAARGLPRAEGHRRGVEALRRVVRASHELGIRYLTIFSFSSENWSRPASEIGDLFGLLRRFIRNDLASLHRDGVKVRIIGERDGLEGDICALLNEAEELTRDNTRLTLVVAFNYGSRQEIAKAAQKLAREVADGSRDPATIDADSLGAHLDAPDIPDPDLIIRTSGEQRLSNFLMWQAAYSELVFVPIHWPDFDKAALESAIAEFARRERRFGGLVAKTAS from the coding sequence ATGTCCAACGCCGCCGCGCCCGCAACGGAAGGACCTGACCGGTCCGACGCGCCTGCGCACGTCGCCATCATCATGGATGGCAACGGGCGCTGGGCGGCCGCGCGCGGTCTGCCGCGAGCGGAGGGACATCGCCGTGGCGTCGAGGCGTTGCGCCGCGTGGTGCGTGCCTCGCACGAGCTCGGCATCCGCTATCTCACCATCTTCTCTTTCAGCTCGGAAAACTGGTCGCGTCCGGCGAGCGAGATCGGCGATCTCTTCGGTTTGTTGCGGCGCTTCATCCGCAACGATCTCGCAAGCCTGCACCGCGACGGCGTCAAGGTCCGCATTATCGGCGAGCGCGACGGGCTCGAGGGCGACATCTGCGCGCTCCTGAACGAGGCCGAAGAATTGACGCGCGACAACACGCGCCTCACGCTCGTCGTCGCCTTCAACTACGGCTCGCGGCAGGAGATCGCGAAAGCGGCGCAGAAGCTCGCACGCGAAGTCGCAGACGGCAGTCGCGATCCCGCCACGATCGACGCCGACAGCCTCGGCGCCCATCTCGATGCACCCGACATTCCCGATCCCGACCTCATCATCCGCACCAGCGGCGAGCAGCGCCTGTCCAATTTCCTGATGTGGCAGGCCGCCTATAGCGAGCTGGTGTTCGTGCCGATCCATTGGCCCGATTTCGACAAGGCGGCGCTCGAAAGCGCGATCGCCGAATTCGCCAGGCGCGAGCGCCGTTTCGGCGGCCTAGTCGCGAAAACCGCCTCGTGA
- the lpxD gene encoding UDP-3-O-(3-hydroxymyristoyl)glucosamine N-acyltransferase: MAQPTFFTKPPASTLADIAALTKAQLVDPTRGDHVITGLASLDEAGPMHLAFFDNLKYADELKATKAGACLVSPRFEARVPAHVAVLRAAQPFRAFVGIARQWHGDALRPQSWVGNDGIAPSAIIDPSARIEDGVIVDPLAVIGPDVEIGSGTVVGVGAVIGPGVKIGRDCNVGARTAIQCTLIGNNVLIHPGCSIGQDGYGFIFFGPEGHLKVPQTGRVLIQNDVEVGAGTTIDRGSLRDTVIGEGTKIDNQVQIGHNVTIGRHCLLAAQIGLAGSLTIGDNVALGAKVGINNHLKIGDGAQVTAMSGVKDDIPPGGRWGGFFAKPTKQWFKEIIAVERLVRDSRADPKDEGRE, translated from the coding sequence ATGGCGCAGCCGACCTTCTTCACAAAGCCGCCAGCGTCAACGCTGGCTGACATTGCCGCGCTGACCAAGGCACAATTGGTCGATCCCACCCGGGGCGATCATGTCATCACGGGCCTCGCTTCGCTCGACGAAGCCGGTCCGATGCATTTGGCATTTTTCGACAACCTCAAATATGCCGATGAGCTCAAGGCGACCAAGGCAGGCGCCTGCCTGGTGAGTCCGCGCTTCGAGGCTCGGGTGCCCGCCCATGTGGCCGTGCTGCGGGCGGCGCAGCCGTTTCGAGCCTTCGTCGGGATCGCGCGGCAATGGCACGGCGATGCGTTGAGGCCGCAATCCTGGGTCGGCAATGACGGCATCGCGCCGTCGGCGATCATCGATCCCTCGGCCCGTATCGAGGACGGCGTCATTGTCGATCCGCTCGCCGTCATCGGGCCGGATGTCGAGATCGGCAGCGGCACGGTGGTCGGCGTCGGTGCGGTGATCGGCCCCGGCGTCAAGATCGGCCGGGACTGCAATGTCGGCGCCCGCACGGCAATCCAGTGCACGCTGATCGGCAACAATGTCCTGATCCATCCCGGCTGCTCGATCGGCCAGGACGGCTACGGCTTCATCTTCTTCGGCCCCGAGGGTCATCTGAAGGTGCCGCAGACCGGGCGCGTGCTGATCCAGAACGATGTCGAGGTCGGCGCCGGCACCACCATCGACCGCGGGTCCTTGCGTGACACCGTGATCGGCGAGGGCACCAAAATCGACAATCAGGTCCAGATCGGCCACAATGTGACGATCGGTCGGCACTGCCTGCTGGCAGCCCAGATCGGGCTCGCGGGCAGCCTGACCATCGGCGACAACGTGGCGCTGGGAGCGAAGGTTGGCATCAACAATCACCTCAAGATCGGTGATGGAGCCCAGGTGACGGCGATGAGCGGGGTCAAGGACGACATCCCGCCGGGCGGTCGCTGGGGCGGTTTTTTTGCCAAGCCGACCAAGCAGTGGTTCAAGGAGATCATCGCGGTGGAGCGTCTGGTGCGCGACAGCAGGGCCGATCCGAAGGACGAGGGACGGGAATGA
- the rseP gene encoding RIP metalloprotease RseP: MIDFFVHSFNMLSHGLLGYAVPFLFVLTIVVFFHELGHFLVARWAGVRVLTFSLGFGPELVGFNDRHGTRWKISAIPLGGYVKFFGDESEASTPSAQTLAAMTDEERAGSFHHKKVGPRAAVVAAGPIANFILGALIFAGMALYYGKPSTIARVDGVVADGAAAAAGFKIGDVVVQIDGKSIESFADMQRIVATSAGSALVFRVKRDGSVVSLTATPALLERKDPFGNSHRVGVLGVEHKSQAGEASTSPVGVGEALKIGVEQVWFIITSTFKFLGSLFIGQGNPNEVSGVLGIAKMSGQAASAGFQFVINLCAVLSVSIGLLNLFPIPLLDGGHLLFYTAEVVRGRPLSERTQEMGFRIGLGLVLMLMVFATYNDILRMAAS, encoded by the coding sequence ATGATCGACTTTTTCGTCCATAGTTTCAATATGTTGAGCCATGGGCTCCTCGGTTACGCAGTTCCTTTCCTGTTCGTCCTGACCATCGTCGTGTTCTTCCATGAGCTCGGCCATTTCCTGGTCGCGCGCTGGGCCGGCGTTCGGGTGTTAACCTTTTCGCTCGGCTTCGGACCTGAGTTGGTTGGTTTCAACGACCGCCATGGCACCCGCTGGAAGATCTCGGCGATCCCGCTCGGCGGCTACGTCAAGTTCTTCGGCGACGAGAGCGAGGCCTCCACGCCGTCGGCCCAGACACTCGCCGCCATGACGGACGAGGAGCGCGCCGGCAGCTTCCATCACAAGAAGGTCGGCCCGCGCGCAGCCGTCGTCGCGGCCGGACCGATTGCCAATTTCATCCTCGGCGCACTGATTTTCGCAGGCATGGCCCTGTATTACGGCAAGCCGAGCACGATCGCGCGTGTGGACGGCGTCGTCGCGGACGGCGCTGCGGCCGCCGCCGGCTTCAAGATCGGCGACGTCGTCGTGCAGATCGACGGCAAGTCGATCGAGAGCTTTGCCGACATGCAGCGGATCGTCGCGACGAGCGCCGGTTCGGCGCTGGTCTTCCGGGTGAAGCGGGATGGTTCGGTGGTGTCGTTGACCGCGACGCCGGCGCTGCTGGAGCGCAAGGATCCGTTCGGCAACAGCCACCGCGTCGGCGTGCTCGGCGTCGAACACAAGTCCCAGGCCGGTGAGGCCTCGACCTCGCCGGTTGGTGTCGGCGAGGCGCTCAAGATCGGGGTCGAGCAGGTCTGGTTCATCATCACCAGCACCTTCAAGTTCCTGGGCTCGCTGTTTATCGGACAGGGCAATCCGAACGAGGTCAGCGGCGTCCTCGGCATTGCCAAGATGTCAGGGCAGGCGGCCAGCGCCGGGTTCCAGTTCGTGATCAATCTGTGCGCGGTGTTGTCGGTCTCGATCGGCCTGTTGAATCTGTTCCCGATCCCGCTGCTCGATGGCGGTCACCTTCTGTTCTACACGGCCGAGGTCGTGCGCGGCCGTCCGCTGTCCGAGCGGACCCAGGAGATGGGGTTCCGAATCGGGCTCGGTCTGGTGCTGATGCTGATGGTGTTTGCGACCTACAACGACATCCTTCGGATGGCGGCTTCCTGA
- the dxr gene encoding 1-deoxy-D-xylulose-5-phosphate reductoisomerase, with translation MSAVPLRNNKLAAADIRSVTVLGATGSIGDSTMDLLRASPERYRVEALTANSNVEALAKLAKEFSARFVAIADASKFAELKAALAGTSTECGAGESAVIEAGARPADWVMAAVSGAAGLKPALAAVDRGAHVALANKECLVCAGDFFMQRAAKAGACILPADSEHNALFQALASGNRDELVRVIITASGGPFRTWKPADIERATLAQALKHPNWSMGQKITIDSASMMNKGLEVIEASYLFALTPDEIDVLVHPQSIIHGMVEFSDRSVVAQLGSPDMRTPIAHCLGWPDRIKGPAAKLDLAKIGQLTFEAPDFERFPGLRLAFDSLRHGKGATTVYNAANEVAVAAFIAGKIRFGAIARLVEATLEDWIRGGNRGPMTSADDAISVDHVSRNKAAALLPQIALKAS, from the coding sequence ATGAGCGCAGTCCCTTTGCGTAACAACAAGCTTGCTGCGGCCGACATCCGAAGCGTCACTGTGCTCGGCGCCACCGGCTCGATCGGCGACAGCACGATGGATCTGCTGCGCGCCTCGCCCGAGCGCTATCGCGTCGAAGCCTTGACGGCGAACAGCAATGTCGAGGCGCTCGCCAAGCTGGCGAAGGAATTTTCCGCGCGCTTTGTCGCGATCGCCGACGCCTCTAAGTTCGCAGAGCTCAAGGCCGCACTCGCGGGCACGAGCACCGAATGCGGCGCCGGCGAAAGCGCGGTGATCGAGGCGGGCGCACGACCGGCGGATTGGGTGATGGCGGCCGTCAGCGGCGCGGCCGGACTGAAGCCGGCTTTGGCTGCGGTCGATCGCGGTGCGCATGTTGCGCTCGCGAACAAGGAGTGCCTGGTTTGCGCCGGCGATTTCTTCATGCAGCGCGCAGCGAAAGCGGGCGCCTGTATCTTGCCGGCCGATTCCGAGCACAATGCGCTGTTTCAGGCGCTGGCATCGGGCAATCGCGACGAACTGGTTCGCGTCATCATCACCGCCTCGGGCGGGCCGTTCCGGACCTGGAAGCCGGCCGACATCGAGCGGGCGACCCTCGCGCAAGCCCTGAAGCATCCGAACTGGAGCATGGGCCAGAAGATCACGATCGATTCCGCCTCGATGATGAACAAGGGGCTCGAGGTGATCGAGGCATCCTATCTGTTCGCGCTGACGCCCGACGAGATCGACGTGCTGGTGCATCCGCAGTCGATCATCCACGGCATGGTCGAGTTCTCCGACCGCTCGGTGGTGGCCCAGCTCGGCTCGCCCGACATGCGCACGCCGATCGCCCATTGTCTCGGCTGGCCCGACCGGATCAAGGGACCGGCGGCCAAGCTCGACCTGGCCAAGATCGGCCAGCTCACCTTCGAGGCGCCGGATTTCGAGCGGTTCCCCGGGCTTCGCCTGGCCTTCGATTCGCTCCGGCACGGCAAGGGGGCGACCACCGTCTACAACGCTGCCAACGAGGTCGCGGTCGCGGCCTTCATCGCCGGCAAGATCCGGTTTGGCGCCATCGCCCGGCTGGTCGAGGCGACGCTGGAGGACTGGATCCGGGGCGGGAACCGGGGCCCCATGACCTCTGCGGATGATGCCATATCCGTTGACCATGTTTCGCGAAATAAAGCTGCCGCCCTATTGCCTCAAATTGCCTTAAAGGCATCCTAG
- a CDS encoding LpxI family protein gives MTSAASGISPPVGVVAGGGAMPFAVAESLAARGITPVLFPLRGACDAAQVEKFRHRWISVGQLGRAMRLFREEGCRDLIFIGTLVRPSLSEVRFDFTTLRLLGTVIRAFRGGDDHLLSGVGRILEQGGFRMVGIKDLAPDLLMPEGCISRAWPSDNGKTDIERGRAVLTALGPFDIGQAAVVIDGHVVAVEDIEGTDALLARVARLREEGRIRAATGRGVLVKAPKSGQDLRFDLPTIGPRTIESVAKAGLAGVAVIAGHTIAAEPQAMIALADAKYLFVVGLPA, from the coding sequence ATGACATCGGCGGCGTCAGGGATTTCACCACCCGTCGGCGTGGTCGCAGGCGGCGGTGCGATGCCGTTCGCGGTCGCCGAGTCGCTCGCCGCGCGCGGCATCACGCCGGTGCTGTTTCCGCTGCGCGGCGCCTGCGATGCGGCGCAGGTGGAGAAATTCCGTCATCGCTGGATTTCGGTCGGCCAGCTCGGCCGCGCGATGCGGCTGTTTCGCGAGGAGGGCTGCCGCGATCTGATCTTCATCGGCACGCTGGTGCGGCCCTCACTGTCGGAGGTCCGGTTCGACTTCACGACGTTGCGGTTGCTCGGCACCGTGATCCGGGCCTTCCGCGGCGGCGACGATCATCTGCTGTCCGGCGTCGGGCGCATTCTCGAGCAAGGCGGCTTTCGCATGGTCGGCATCAAGGATCTCGCGCCCGATCTGCTGATGCCCGAGGGCTGCATCAGTCGCGCCTGGCCGAGCGACAACGGCAAGACGGACATCGAGCGCGGACGCGCGGTGCTGACCGCGCTCGGTCCTTTCGATATCGGTCAAGCTGCGGTGGTGATCGATGGCCACGTAGTGGCGGTCGAGGACATCGAGGGCACCGATGCGCTGCTGGCGCGCGTTGCGCGGCTGCGCGAGGAGGGCCGCATCCGCGCCGCCACCGGACGCGGCGTGCTGGTGAAGGCGCCGAAGAGCGGCCAGGATCTGCGCTTCGACCTGCCGACGATCGGCCCGCGCACCATCGAGAGCGTTGCCAAGGCTGGCCTTGCCGGTGTCGCCGTGATCGCCGGCCACACCATTGCCGCCGAGCCGCAGGCGATGATCGCGCTCGCCGACGCAAAATATCTTTTCGTCGTCGGTCTGCCCGCGTGA